A segment of the Lelliottia amnigena genome:
TGAGCTGGTGGCGGAAGGCGTGGAAACACAGGAACAGGCACGTTATCTGCGCCATCATGGGGTGAATACGTTGCAGGGATTTTTATATGCGCGGCCAATGCCGCTCAAGGATTTTCCGAAATGGCTGGCGGAGAGTTCACCCCCGCCAGCGCAGCGTAACGGGCATATTTTGAGAATTATGCCGTTACGTTAAGACAGATTACTCTTCGTCGTCGTGCGCAGACTGTTCTTTAACAATACGCACCAGGTCAACGCGATAATCGTTCGCTTCCACGATCGTGATTTGCAGCGGCGGCAGCTCAATGATATCGCCCGTGCGCGGAATCTGTCCGTTCACAGCAATCACCAAACCCGCCACGGTGGCGATGTCTTCTTCATCATTAATGATGTTATCAAGACCCAACGTGTGCTGCAGCGCATGCAGGTCCGTCGCGCCTTTAACCAGCCAACCGTTGCCATCCGCAACGATTTCTGGCGTTTCATCGGCATCCGGAAATTCGCCGGCGATCGCTTCAAGCACGTCCAGCGGTGTCACCAGACCTTGCACCACGCCAAATTCGTTGGTCACGATCACAAAACTACCGCGAGCACGACGCAGAACGCTAAGCAGGTTGATAGGGTCCAGCGTTTCCGGAACCACTATCGCGGGGGTCGCGGCGGCAATCGCTTCGACGTTCGCCCCCTCTTCCAGACCGACCAGCATCTCTTTAGCGCGAACCACACCGATGATTTCATCCAGTTCGCCACGACAGACCGGGAACAGGCTGTGCGGGGACGACAGCAGTTGCTGACGGATTTCATCCACGCTCAGATTGGCATCAACCCAGCTGATTTCACCCCGTGGCGTCATGATGCCGCGCAGTGAGCGGGAGGCGAGCGAAAGCACGCCGTTAATCATGTAGCGTTCTTGTTCGACAAAAGCGCCAACCGGTACAGGAACCGGGGCATTACCCGCAGATTCAGGCTGTACAGACTGACGACGGCCCCCCCATCAGACGCAAAATGGCGTCGGCGGTACGGGCGCGCAGCGGTTGGTTAGACTGCTGTTTGATGAAGTTTCGGCTCGCAATCTGGTTGAACAGCTCGATAATAATCGAGAAGCCGATCGCGGCGTACAGGTAGCCTTTCGGAATATGGAAGCCGAAACCTTCAGCGACCAGACTCAGGCCAATCATCAACAGAAAGCTTAAACACAGGACCACCACTGTGGGATGTTCGTTCACAAAACGCGTCAGCGGCTTAGAAGCCAGCAGCATCACGGCCATCGCAATAACGACCGCCGCCATCATCACCGGCAGATGGTTTACCATGCCGACCGCAGTAATCACCGCATCCAGTGAGAATACGGCATCAAGCACTACAATCTGCATGACGACGACCCAAAAACTCGCATACCCCTTGCCGTGACCATCGTCGTGCTGCCGGTTTTCCAGCCGCTCATGCAACTCTGTCGTCGCTTTGAAGAGCAGGAACAGGCCCCCCACCAGCATGATCAGGTCACGACCGGAGAAGGTGAAATCCCAGACGGTGAACAACGGTTTGGTCAGCGTGACCATCCACGAAATGACGGACAGCAGCGCAAGACGCATAATTAGCGCCAGCGAAAGACCGATTAAACGCGCTTTGTCGCGCTGTTTTGGCGGCAGCTTATCCGCGAGGATGGCGATGAACACCAGGTTGTCGATACCAAGAACAATTTCGAGCACAACCAGCGTGAGTAATCCCACCCAGATTGACGGGTCCATTAAGAATTCCATGACAAGCTCCTGCTAAAGGAATGACAAAACGGCGCCACGGAAGAAGTGGGCGAAATGGCGGTAGACATGTTCAACGTGTGGCGAGAATCGCCGGCGAGCGAGGCGCTAAATGGCCTGGTAGATGACTGACGTCGGTGACGGTCCATACAGTGGGCTAAGCCCTTTACTCCTGTCAATTAAACGGAGGCTAAACATATCAGAGACAATAGGTTTTTAGCAAAGATTTACTTTCCTTTGCAAAGTTCTGTAACAGAGTCGATTTTGATTTGGGATAAATCTGTTCTACATCGCTAAATTACGGATCTTCATCACATAAATTATTTTTTCACTGTCTAAAATAATTCCCGGAAGTCTTATTTAATTGAACTCTAACCCTTATCTGAATCGATTCGGTTCGCCGGGGAAGATTCTCAGTACGACTGCCTGGCAGGCGTATTAATGATAATAAAGGAGGTAGCAAGTGACCATTGCTATTGTGATAGGCACACATGGTTGGGCTGCAGAGCAGTTACTCAAAACGGCAGAAATGCTGTTGGGTGAGCAGGAAAACGTGGGCTGGATCGATTTCGTTCCAGGTGAAAACGCGGAAACGCTAATCGAGAAATATACGGCTCAACTGGAGAAGCTTGATACGCGCTCAGGCGTGCTGTTTCTCGTCGATACATGGGGCGGCAGCCCGTTCAATGCCGCCAGCCGCATTGTCGTCGATAAAGAGCATCATGAGGTCGTCGCCGGCGTCAACATTCCTATGCTCGTGGAAACGTTGATGGCCCGTGATGACAATCCGAGCTTTGACGAACTGGTCGCTCTGGCTGTCGAAACAGGCCGTGAAGGCGTGAAAGCCCTCAAAGCACAACCGGTAGAGAAACCCGCGCCGGTCGCCGCCGCGGTCAAAGCTGCCACCCCTGCCAAACCGATGGGACCGAACGATTACATGATTATCGGGCTTGCCCGTATCGATGACCGTTTGATCCACGGCCAGGTCGCAACGCGTTGGACGAAAGAAACCAACGTGAAACGCATCATTGTTGTCAGTGATGAAGTCGCCGCCGATACCGTGCGCAAAACGCTTCTTACCCAGGTTGCTCCTCCGGGCGTTACCGCCCACGTCGTAGATGTCGCCAAAATGATCCGCGTTTATAACAACCCGAAATATGCGGGCGAGCGCGTGATGCTGCTGTTTACCAACCCGACCGATGTTGAACGCGTGGTTGAAGGCGGCGTGAACATCACCTCGGTGAACATTGGCGGTATCGCCTTCCGCCAGGGGAAAACTCAGGTCAACAATGCGATTTCAGTCGATGAAAAAGATATCGAAGCATTCAAAAAATTGAATGCACGCGGTATTGAGCTGGAGGCCCGTAAGGTTTCCACCGATCAGAAACTGAAAATGATGGATTTGATCGGCAAAGTTGGGAAATAACCCTGCGCTGATTTTTTACACAAAGCTTATGTTATAGGAGAAGTACAATGGAGATTACCACTCTTCAGATTGTGCTGGTGTTCATCGTCGCGTGTATTGCGGGTATGGAATCCGTACTTGATGAATTTCAGTTCCACCGTCCTCTGGTGGCCTGTACGTTGATTGGCGCCGTTCTTGGCGATATGAAAACCGGTATTATCATCGGTGGTACGCTGGAAATGATCGCTCTGGGCTGGATGAACATCGGTGCGGCGGTTGCGCCTGATGCTGCCCTGGCTTCCATCATCTCTACCGTTCTGGTTATTGCCGGACACCCAAAACATCGGTGCGGGTATCGCCCTGGCAATTCCACTGGCCGCAGCTGGCCAGGTTCTGACCATTATCGTTCGTACCATCACCGTTGCTTTCCAGCATGCGGCAGATAAAGCGGCGGATAGCGGAAACCTGACGGCCCTCTCGTGGATCCACGTTTCATCGCTGTTCCTCCAGGCAATGCGTATTGCGATTCCTGCGGTTATCGTGGCAATTTCTGTCGGTACCAGCGAAGTTCAGGGTCTGTTGAACGCCATTCCTGAAGTGGTGACCGGCGGTCTGAACATCGCGGGTGGCATGATTGTTGTGGTCGGTTACGCGATGGTCATCAATATGATGCGCGCAGGCTACCTGATGCCGTTCTTCTACCTCGGTTTTGTGACTGCGGCCTTCACCAACTTCAACCTGGTTGCTCTGGGTGTGATTGGTGCAGTAATGGCGATTCTGTACATCCAGTTGAGCCCGAAATATAACCGCGTCGCGGGTGCCCCAGCGCAAGCTCCGGGCAGCAACGATCTCGATAACGAACTGGACTAGCAGGTGAGCGAAATGGTTGATATGACTAAAACTACCCCTGAGAAGAAACTGACTCCGGGTGATATTCGTGGCGTGTTCCTTCGTTCTAACCTCTTCCAGGGTTCGTGGAACTTCGAACGTATGCAAGCGCTGGGCTTCTGTTTTCTCCATGGTACCGGCGATCAAACGCCTGTATCCGGAAAACAACGAAGCACGTCGCCAGGCGATTAAACGTCACCTGGAATTCTTTAACACGCATCCGTACGTCGCTGCACCTGTTCTGGGCGTGACGCTGGCGATGGAAGAGCAGCGTGCAAACGGTGCTGAGATCGACGATGGTGCTATCAACGGTATTAAAGTTGGTCTGATGGGCCCGCTGGCAGGCGTGGGTGACCCAATCTTCTGGGGCACGGTTCGTCCTGTCTTTGCGGCACTGGGTGCGGGCATCGCCATGAGCGGCAGCCTGCTGGGTCCACTTCTGTTCTTCATCCTGTTCAACGCCGTCCGACTGCTGACCCGTTATTACGGCGTCGCCTACGGTTACAGCAAAGGCGTCGATATCGTTAAAGATATGGGCGGCGGCTTCCTGCAAAAACTGACTGAGGGGGCGTCTATCCTCGGCCTGTTTGTCATGGGGGCACTGGTGAACAAGTGGACGCATGTGAACATCCCACTGGTGGTGTCGACCATCACCGGACAGGATGGTCAGACTCGCGTAACCACGGTGCAAACTATCCTTGATCAGTTGATGCCGGGCTTAGTGCCGCTGCTGTTGACCTTCGCCTGTATGTGGCTGCTGCGTAAGAAAGTGAATGCGCTGTGGATCATCGTCGGCTTCTTCGTCATCGGTATCGTCGGCTACGCGATCGGTCTGCTGGGTCTGTAAGTTTAGGTGTTATCCACCGGGGGCCATGCCCCCCGGTTTTTTTATCTGGAGGATGAATGACGGTCACGGACATCGTACTGGTTTTGTTTATTGTTGCCCTTCTGGCTTACGCCTTTTATGACGAATTCATTATGCCCCCGCCGCAACGGCGAGACCCTTTTGGCCGTTCCTCTTCTGCGCCGTGGGCGTATCGATGCTTTTATCTTCGCCGGACTGTTAGCCATTCTGATTTATAACAACGTCATGAGTCAGGGGGCTTTATTAACCACATGGTTATTATGTGTGCTGGCATTAATGGCTTTTTATCTTTTTTGGATCCGAGCGCCTAAGATCATCTTCAAAAACCATGGCTTTTTCTTCGCCAACATATGGATAGAATATAACCGCATTAAAGAGATGAATTTATCTGAAGACGGGGTACTGGTTATGCAACTGGAACAACGCCGTTTATTGGTGCGGGTGAAAAATATTGATGACCTGGAAAAAATATACAAAATAATGGTTAAAACTCAATAAGTTAAAATTATAGCAGAGGCTATATATTGTTGCCATTTTGCGTGGACGATATATAGCCATCGCTATATTCCCTTCTGTATTTACCTTATATTTATTAACGTTAACTTTACCAATAAATCTAAATGAAAATCGTTATCAACAAGTTAATGGAATAATACATCCCCGTTGTTGTTTTATATTCTCAAAATATGTTAAGGTTGCGCCGTCGTTGGGGAGTAGCCGATTTCCTGCCTAGGGAAATGTACGTGTCAACATACTCGTTGAAAAACGTGGTGCGTACGGATTGCTTACTGCACATTCTTTGTGCGTAAAAGTCAGGCGAGACCATAGACGCATCAACTGCTGTTTACTGGGGGCAGTGATGTGTCATATGGATATCCCCGGTCTGGACGCTGTTATGAATATCTCCGCCACGATCCTTCTCGCTTTCGGCATGTCCATGGATGCTTTTGCCGCCTCCATTGGTAAAGGCGCTACGCTCCACAAACCTAAATTCTCTGAAGCGCTACGTACTGGCCTTATTTTCGGCGCAATTGAAACACTCACCCCGCTTATTGGCTGGGGGCTCGGCATGCTGGCGAGCCAGTTTATTCTGGAATGGAACCACTGGATTGCGTTTACGCTGCTGGTTTTCCTGGGCGGACGAATGGTAATCGAAGGATTTCGCGCTACAGCCGATGACGATGACACGCCGCAGCACCGCCACGGCTTTTGGATACTGGTGACCACGGCGATCGCAACCAGTCTTGATGCGATGGCGGTGGGTGTCGGTCTGGCATTCCTTCAGGTGAATATTATCGCCACGGCACTGGCAATTGGCTGCGCCACGCTAATTATGTCAACTATCGGAATGATGGTGGGACGTTTCATCGGCCCGCTGCTGGGCAAGCGAGCCGAAATCCTGGGCGGTATTGTTTTAATCGGGATTGGTGGGCAAATTCTCTGGTCGCATTTCGCCGGTTAACGCGTCGCGCTGCCAGCAGTGGAGACTGAAATCCGTCTGGCAGCGAAAATCTTTCTCATTCGCTAATGTTTCCCAAACGTCTGATTTTGCGCGCCATGCAAACGGCGTCATCTGTAACAACGCAACCGCTTCTTTTCCTGTTAGCTGCATCTCATAACCCAATGACTGTTCATGCTTGAGCGTAAACCCGGTGAGCTGTTCTGAATGCGGCGCATGCAAACGCACTTCATCGTAAATTAGCCCTTTCATCTCCATCAGGTGCCGCGGTCCCGGCGTGACGGTCACGATCCAGCCGCCCGGTTTTACCACGCGCGCCAGCTCTTCAGCCTTGCACGGCGCGTAGATGCGAATAATGGCATCCTGGCTCTCATCGGCAAACGGAAGACGATGGCTGGAGGCAACGCAGAATGTGACCTGCGGATAACGTTTTGCGGCAGCGCGAATGGCCGATTTCGAGACATCGAGACCCACAGTAACGGCACCGACACGCCCCGCAACGTCGGCAAACGCCGCCGTGTAATAGCCTTCGCCACAGCCAATATCCAGAATCGAACTCGCGCTTTCGCTTAACGTGGTGGCTAACCACTGTGCAACTGCGTCCCTGAGCGGCTGATAATGCCCGGCCTCAAGAAATGCGCGCCGCGCCTGCATCATCTCCGCGCTGTCGCCCGGATCGCGGGAGCGTTTATGTTGCACAGGCAGTAAATTCACATACCCTTCTTTCGCCTTATCAAACGTGTGCCCCTGTGGACAGGTGTAGCTATTTTCGGCCTGCATCAGTGGCGCGTGGCATAAGGGACAACTGAATGACATGGTAACTCCCGGCAATATCAAAGGCCGAAAGTGTACCGCTATTCGACCTGGTATAAAACGTCTGCCTTATCGCATCACGACAAGATGGCTGGAATCGGGCGCTAACCCATCCGGTTCAACGTTCTCAAGGCGCAATACGTCACCCATAATCTGGCTAAATACCGGAGCTGAAACCGCCCCGCCATAATAACGACCATTCTGCGGATCGTTAATGACCACGGCCAATGCATACTGAGGATGGCTTGCAGGTGCCACACCCGCGGTATACGCCACATATTTGTCGATATATTTCCCGTCATCACCGATTTTTTTGGCCGTACCCGTTTTGACTGCCACACGATAATCGCGCACGGCGGCCTTCGTCCCGCCGCCCCCGGGTAACGCAACGCTCTCCATCATATGTTCAACCTGATGAACGATCTCTTCAGGCATGACCTGATGACCCACTACCGGCGGGTCAATGCGTGTTATCGACAAGGGGCGTTCCAGGCCGTAACTTCCGATCGTGGCGTAAACATGTGCCAGCTGGAGCGGCGTCGCCATCAGGCCGTAACCGAACGCAAAGGTGGCGCGATCCAACTGGCTCCAGAATTTACGCTGAGGAAGAAGCCCGCTGCTCTCACCGGTTAGACCCAGGCCCGTCGTCGAACCAAATCCAAAGCCCTTATACGTATCAAGTAAGTGCTGTATCGGCATGGCCAGCGACAGACGTGACACGCCCGTATCACTCGACTTTTGCAAAATCCCGGTCAGTGATAATTCAGGATAATATCCCACGTCGCGGATTCTGTGCCCATCAAGGGTATAAGGATGGGTGTCGAGAACGCTATCAGGTTTAACAATGCCATACTGCAGCGCCGTCATAAGAACTAACGGCTTGACGGTAGAACCCGGTTCAAAGGTGTCACTGATGGCGCGATTGCGGAAATCGTTGAGCGTTGCGCCGTCCCGATTGTTGGGATTAAAGTCCGGAAAACTGGCCATGGCGAGTATCTCGCCGGTTTGGACATTGATTAACACCGCGGCGCCAGATTCTGCCTTATTCCAGGCGACGGCATTATCTAACGCATCTTCAGCGATCGTTTGCAGCCGCTCATCAATGCTCAGTTGAATGTTATGAGCAGGAACCGGTGAAACTTCTGTCAAATTTTCAATCACATGGCCGTAGCGGTCTTCTCTCACCCGCCTGACACCCGCTTGACCGGTCAATTGTGCGTTGAAACTCTTTTCAACCCCTTCAATCCCCTGCCCGTCGATATTCGTAAATCCGAGCAGATTCGCCGCAACATGTCCCGCCGGATAAAAACGGCGTGACTCCTCCCGCAGGTTAATCCCTGGCAAGTTGAGTTTATCAATCCATTTAGCCTGCGAAGGGTCCACCTGACGAGCAAGATAGATAAATCGCCCGTTCGGATCGTGATTAATACGAGAAGCCAACGACGCCAGCGAAATGTGCAATGCAGTTGAAAGCGCTTGCCAGCGTTCATCAAAGCCCACGCCGCCTTTAGCCAACACGGTCTTAGGATCAGCCCACACCGCTCTGACCGGAACACTGACTGCTAAAGGTCTGCCATCACGGTCGGTAATCATCCCGCGCGGGGCATCAATCGACACTTCACGCAATGAGCGCATGTCTTCCTGTTTGACCAGGTTGTCAGGCTTAATAATTTGCAGCCATGCAACGCGCCCCAGAAGGAACGCAAGGCTCAGAAAAATGGCAAGGCATAGCAGTGCAAAACGCGCCGGGGTGAAATTACCGGCAGGGCTAGAGGGTTTCGTTTTCACCCTGGCTCCAGGTTAATGAAACAACGCCCTGATTTAACGGTAAAAAGCGTATCAGCATAGCGAAAACAATGATTCTAATCTCGCAGCTTTGCAACAAACTGCTAACCAGACAGAAAGGGGTAACATTTTGAAAAATAGTGCATAAAAAAGCCCCGCATAATGCGAGGCTTGATGTCTGAAAATGAGGCGCTGTAGCGCTTCTGAATCAGCAGTGATTCGATCAGATAGCGGTTACGTTAACAGCAGCCGGACCTTTCTGGCCGTCCTGAATTTCGAACTCAACGTTCTGGCCTTCAGCCAGAGTTTTGAAGCCGTTACCCTGGATTGCAGAGAAGTGTACGAACACATCTTTGCTGCCATCAGCAGGAGTAATGAAACCAAAACCTTTAGACTCGTTGAACCACTTAACTTGACCTTTAATCTTTGCCATTTGCAAAATTCCTTAGATTGTTTTCTTAGCCCGCAGGCATTGACCTAGATAAAACAGAGACATTACTGCTTGAGGCACTAATATAAGGTTCGGCAGAGAAGCGGTATTCAACGACAACGTGTTTACTCAGAACTTCTTTACTGAAAATGCCACACATAAACAGAACTGTACCTCGTTTGACCCAAACCGTGTTATCACATACAACGTTAATCATGGCAAGCCATTTTTAGACATGACAAGATCCGCCGCACAAACTCTGATGCCGCCTTGC
Coding sequences within it:
- the yoaE_2 gene encoding integral membrane protein TerC, with amino-acid sequence MEFLMDPSIWVGLLTLVVLEIVLGIDNLVFIAILADKLPPKQRDKARLIGLSLALIMRLALLSVISWMVTLTKPLFTVWDFTFSGRDLIMLVGGLFLLFKATTELHERLENRQHDDGHGKGYASFWVVVMQIVVLDAVFSLDAVITAVGMVNHLPVMMAAVVIAMAVMLLASKPLTRFVNEHPTVVVLCLSFLLMIGLSLVAEGFGFHIPKGYLYAAIGFSIIIELFNQIASRNFIKQQSNQPLRARTADAILRLMGGPSSVCTA
- the yebN gene encoding Predicted membrane protein, yielding MCHMDIPGLDAVMNISATILLAFGMSMDAFAASIGKGATLHKPKFSEALRTGLIFGAIETLTPLIGWGLGMLASQFILEWNHWIAFTLLVFLGGRMVIEGFRATADDDDTPQHRHGFWILVTTAIATSLDAMAVGVGLAFLQVNIIATALAIGCATLIMSTIGMMVGRFIGPLLGKRAEILGGIVLIGIGGQILWSHFAG
- the manX_2 gene encoding PTS system, mannose-specific IIA component / PTS system, mannose-specific IIB component, whose protein sequence is MTIAIVIGTHGWAAEQLLKTAEMLLGEQENVGWIDFVPGENAETLIEKYTAQLEKLDTRSGVLFLVDTWGGSPFNAASRIVVDKEHHEVVAGVNIPMLVETLMARDDNPSFDELVALAVETGREGVKALKAQPVEKPAPVAAAVKAATPAKPMGPNDYMIIGLARIDDRLIHGQVATRWTKETNVKRIIVVSDEVAADTVRKTLLTQVAPPGVTAHVVDVAKMIRVYNNPKYAGERVMLLFTNPTDVERVVEGGVNITSVNIGGIAFRQGKTQVNNAISVDEKDIEAFKKLNARGIELEARKVSTDQKLKMMDLIGKVGK
- the rrmA gene encoding 23S rRNA methyltransferase is translated as MSFSCPLCHAPLMQAENSYTCPQGHTFDKAKEGYVNLLPVQHKRSRDPGDSAEMMQARRAFLEAGHYQPLRDAVAQWLATTLSESASSILDIGCGEGYYTAAFADVAGRVGAVTVGLDVSKSAIRAAAKRYPQVTFCVASSHRLPFADESQDAIIRIYAPCKAEELARVVKPGGWIVTVTPGPRHLMEMKGLIYDEVRLHAPHSEQLTGFTLKHEQSLGYEMQLTGKEAVALLQMTPFAWRAKSDVWETLANEKDFRCQTDFSLHCWQRDALTGEMRPENLPTNPD
- the yobD gene encoding protein YobD, yielding MTNSLCPRRNGETLLAVPLLRRGRIDAFIFAGLLAILIYNNVMSQGALLTTWLLCVLALMAFYLFWIRAPKIIFKNHGFFFANIWIEYNRIKEMNLSEDGVLVMQLEQRRLLVRVKNIDDLEKIYKIMVKTQ
- the ftsI_3 gene encoding peptidoglycan synthetase FtsI, which produces MKTKPSSPAGNFTPARFALLCLAIFLSLAFLLGRVAWLQIIKPDNLVKQEDMRSLREVSIDAPRGMITDRDGRPLAVSVPVRAVWADPKTVLAKGGVGFDERWQALSTALHISLASLASRINHDPNGRFIYLARQVDPSQAKWIDKLNLPGINLREESRRFYPAGHVAANLLGFTNIDGQGIEGVEKSFNAQLTGQAGVRRVREDRYGHVIENLTEVSPVPAHNIQLSIDERLQTIAEDALDNAVAWNKAESGAAVLINVQTGEILAMASFPDFNPNNRDGATLNDFRNRAISDTFEPGSTVKPLVLMTALQYGIVKPDSVLDTHPYTLDGHRIRDVGYYPELSLTGILQKSSDTGVSRLSLAMPIQHLLDTYKGFGFGSTTGLGLTGESSGLLPQRKFWSQLDRATFAFGYGLMATPLQLAHVYATIGSYGLERPLSITRIDPPVVGHQVMPEEIVHQVEHMMESVALPGGGGTKAAVRDYRVAVKTGTAKKIGDDGKYIDKYVAYTAGVAPASHPQYALAVVINDPQNGRYYGGAVSAPVFSQIMGDVLRLENVEPDGLAPDSSHLVVMR
- the manZ_2 gene encoding PTS system mannose-specific transporter subunit IID, with product MVPAIKRLYPENNEARRQAIKRHLEFFNTHPYVAAPVLGVTLAMEEQRANGAEIDDGAINGIKVGLMGPLAGVGDPIFWGTVRPVFAALGAGIAMSGSLLGPLLFFILFNAVRLLTRYYGVAYGYSKGVDIVKDMGGGFLQKLTEGASILGLFVMGALVNKWTHVNIPLVVSTITGQDGQTRVTTVQTILDQLMPGLVPLLLTFACMWLLRKKVNALWIIVGFFVIGIVGYAIGLLGL
- the yoaE_1 gene encoding integral membrane protein TerC, whose translation is MINGVLSLASRSLRGIMTPRGEISWVDANLSVDEIRQQLLSSPHSLFPVCRGELDEIIGVVRAKEMLVGLEEGANVEAIAAATPAIVVPETLDPINLLSVLRRARGSFVIVTNEFGVVQGLVTPLDVLEAIAGEFPDADETPEIVADGNGWLVKGATDLHALQHTLGLDNIINDEEDIATVAGLVIAVNGQIPRTGDIIELPPLQITIVEANDYRVDLVRIVKEQSAHDDEE
- the manZ_1 gene encoding PTS system mannose-specific transporter subunit IID, which encodes MVDMTKTTPEKKLTPGDIRGVFLRSNLFQGSWNFERMQALGFCFLHGTGDQTPVSGKQRSTSPGD
- the manY_1 gene encoding PTS system mannose/fructose/sorbose family transporter subunit IIC: MEITTLQIVLVFIVACIAGMESVLDEFQFHRPLVACTLIGAVLGDMKTGIIIGGTLEMIALGWMNIGAAVAPDAALASIISTVLVIAGHPKHRCGYRPGNSTGRSWPGSDHYRSYHHRCFPACGR
- the manY_2 gene encoding PTS system mannose/fructose/sorbose family transporter subunit IIC translates to MRIAIPAVIVAISVGTSEVQGLLNAIPEVVTGGLNIAGGMIVVVGYAMVINMMRAGYLMPFFYLGFVTAAFTNFNLVALGVIGAVMAILYIQLSPKYNRVAGAPAQAPGSNDLDNELD